The Staphylococcus sp. KG4-3 genome has a window encoding:
- a CDS encoding class I SAM-dependent methyltransferase — MQKSQIINYWDKRAGSFGENKQAELESKHALTWIDEINQIAPIHEGMKILDIGTGAGFLAILCTQQGGTVTGIDLSPEMIEHAKVNAQHFKQNLDFKIMDAENLDFEDETFDIVISRNVTWLLPNTNAAYKEWLRVLKPQGKLINIDADYGKDSFESYKSIGSNHAHDTLDKDMLVESEAIKQSIPINHQPRPQYDIQILKELGFNHIHLDEGVYHRIYNEKDAFYNPTPIFLISVTK, encoded by the coding sequence ATGCAAAAATCACAAATTATTAATTACTGGGATAAACGAGCTGGCTCTTTTGGCGAAAATAAACAAGCAGAATTAGAGAGTAAACATGCACTAACCTGGATTGATGAAATCAACCAAATAGCTCCTATACATGAAGGTATGAAAATATTAGATATTGGTACTGGTGCTGGATTTTTAGCAATCTTATGCACTCAGCAAGGAGGAACAGTTACTGGTATAGATCTTTCGCCAGAAATGATAGAACATGCTAAAGTAAATGCACAACACTTCAAACAAAATCTAGACTTTAAAATTATGGATGCTGAAAATCTAGACTTTGAAGATGAAACATTTGATATTGTTATCTCAAGAAACGTAACTTGGCTCCTACCAAACACAAATGCTGCTTATAAAGAGTGGTTACGCGTATTAAAACCCCAGGGCAAACTGATAAATATTGATGCTGATTATGGTAAAGATTCATTTGAATCCTATAAATCGATTGGTTCAAATCATGCTCATGACACACTTGATAAAGACATGCTAGTAGAAAGCGAAGCTATTAAGCAAAGTATCCCAATTAATCATCAACCCCGACCACAATATGATATCCAAATACTTAAAGAATTAGGTTTTAATCATATACATCTTGATGAAGGAGTATATCATCGCATTTATAATGAAAAAGATGCTTTCTATAACCCAACGCCCATATTTTTAATATCCGTTACAAAATAG
- a CDS encoding fructose bisphosphate aldolase codes for MNKEQFDKVKNGKGFIAALDQSGGSTPKALSDYGVTEDQYNSEDEMFKLVHDMRTRIVSSPSFSSDKIVGAILFEQTMDREVEGKHTGDYLADKGIVPFLKIDKGLDEQKNGVQLMKPMPELDDLLSRANEHKIFGTKMRSNILELNKDGIDLVVKQQFEVAKQIIAAGLVPIIEPEVNINAENKEEIEAYLTDSILEELNKLNDDQLVMLKVTIPTKADQYQPLINHPNVVRVVALSGGYSREHANEVLKQNKDLIASFSRALINDLNVNQSDEEFDRILGETVESIYDASVNKN; via the coding sequence ATGAATAAAGAACAATTTGACAAAGTAAAAAATGGTAAAGGATTCATTGCAGCATTAGACCAAAGTGGTGGTAGTACACCTAAAGCGCTAAGTGACTATGGTGTTACTGAAGATCAATACAATAGTGAAGACGAAATGTTCAAACTCGTTCATGACATGCGTACACGTATTGTTTCATCACCTTCATTTAGCTCTGATAAAATTGTTGGTGCAATCCTTTTCGAACAAACAATGGATCGTGAAGTAGAAGGTAAACATACTGGTGACTACCTTGCAGATAAAGGTATCGTACCATTCTTAAAAATAGATAAAGGTTTAGATGAACAAAAAAATGGTGTTCAATTGATGAAACCAATGCCTGAATTAGACGATTTATTAAGCCGTGCAAATGAACATAAAATTTTTGGAACTAAAATGCGTTCTAATATCTTAGAACTTAATAAAGATGGTATTGATTTAGTAGTTAAACAGCAATTTGAAGTAGCTAAACAAATCATTGCTGCAGGTTTAGTACCTATAATTGAACCTGAAGTTAATATTAACGCTGAAAACAAAGAAGAAATCGAAGCTTATTTAACTGATTCTATATTAGAAGAATTAAATAAATTAAATGATGATCAATTAGTAATGCTTAAAGTAACTATCCCTACTAAAGCAGATCAATATCAACCACTAATTAATCATCCAAACGTTGTTCGTGTCGTTGCGTTATCTGGTGGTTATAGCAGAGAACATGCAAATGAAGTACTTAAACAAAATAAAGACTTAATCGCAAGTTTCTCTCGTGCACTTATCAATGATTTAAATGTAAACCAATCAGATGAAGAATTCGATAGAATTTTAGGCGAAACAGTTGAATCTATCTATGATGCTTCTGTTAATAAAAACTAA